CAAAATAACCCAATCCCTTTTTCATTTTTTCCTCTGTTCGCTGAGAAATGCCCAGTGAGAATTAGTAGAAGTTGACGTTGAACCAACCGGTAGTTCCGTCTTCGGATACTGCGATACCGCAGGCGACCTTGGTGTAGTCACCCCGCATATTCTTGTAGTGCCCGATGTAGGGGTAATCTTCGTCCTTGTCCAGGTCCCGCTCCCCGTTTTCTACCAACTCCTTTTCGCCCCACATCATGTCCAGGTAGTACTTGGCCACGTCGGCGGCCTTGCGACCGTTGGCCATGGAGGCGTTGGGGCCGGAATTCTGGGCCCATTCGCCGCAATCACCAAAGTGACCATGGGCCTTGTTGGACGCCAGGTCGGCGGCAGCCTGCTCGTCGGCGCATTTCTGCTTTTCTTCGTCGGCAAGGGCGACGGGTTTAAGGTTTTCGGTGGCGCGGTACTCGTTGATAATCTCCAGGCACTGTTCGCGCCAGCCTGCTTCGTCCATGCCGGCGATGACAGGCGTGCCGGAGCTGGAATCATCGGAACAGCCCGTGAATAGGGCAGCGGCGCAGATGGCAGAGGTAATGCCGATTTTGCAGAACATGTTCATAAACACTCCCTTGAAATATTTAACACCAATGTAAATAAAAAAAATGGTTCATGTGTGATTCTAGAAAAAATCGGACTTGACACCTAAGTCCTAATGAGTATATTTTGCCATAATCATGGCCGCAAAAGAAATAACAGTCGATGCCGCTCTCGAAAAAGGCGAAGAACTGACCGCCTTCGTGGAGTCCATGCTGGAGCCATACGACCCCTCGCCCAAGGCGACCATCCAGGTGGACGTGGCCATCGACGAGGTGTTCAGCAACATCGTCATGTATTCCGGAGCCAAGACCGTAACGGTGGTCGCCAACCTGGATGAGCCTACGTCCGTGTTCTCGCTTACCTTTATAGACAAAGGAAATCCCTACAATCCCCTGGAAAAAGAGGATCCGGATGTTTCCTTGCCTGTGGAGGAACGGGAAATTGGGGGGTTGGGCATCTTTTTGGTGAAGAAAACCATGGATGACGTGCACTACGAACGCAAGGCCGACCAAAATTATTTTACTATTTACAAGAAAATTAAGTAGAGGTACAAGATGAAAATCGAACAGACTCGTGACAATTCCACATTGACCCTGGCTTTGGAAGGTCGTCTGGATACCATTACCGCTCCCGAGCTGGAGCAGGTCGTCAATGCGAACCTGGAAGGGCTCACTGCCTTGATTTTTGACTTTGCCAAGCTGGAATACGTGTCCTCTGCCGGACTCCGCGTGCTGCTCAGCGCCCAGAAGAAGATGAACAAGCAGGGCAAGATGGAAGTCAAGAATGTTTGCGCCGAAATCATGGAAGTCCTGGACATCACAGGTTTCAGCGATATCTTGACGATTGTCTAGAAAATCTTTGCCGCCAGTTCAGGTGCGAACTTGGACAGGTAACCCTGGGCAAGCAGGATTGTTATCAAAGCAGGCAATATCCACTTGAAATAAATCTTGATGAGTGTGTGGCGAGGGAGTTTCAATCCCTCGCCTGCGTTCATTTCGTCAAAGAACTTTTCTTGTCCCCAACCGTAACGGCTGCTGCAGAACACCACCATAAATATGGCGCCTGCAGGTAGCATGGTGTTGCTCACGATAAAGTCTTCCAGGTCCAGCACGCAGCTGCCGGGGCCAAAGGGCTCGAATCCCGAAAGCACGTTGAACCCGAGGGCGCAGGGGAGCGACATCAGGAACACCGCGACCATATTCCAGTAGGCCACCTTCCGGCGCTTGAAGCCCTTCAGGTCCATCCAGAAGGCGACGATGTTTTCAAACACGGCAATAAGTGTGGAGAGAGCCGCGAAGGACATGAACAGGAAGAACGCCGCCCCGCAGAACCGGCCCGCGGGCATCATGGCGAACACGTTGGACAAAGTAACGAAGATAAGCCCGGGCCCTTGCGCTGGGGACTGCCCGAAGGCAAAGCACGAGGGGATAATGATAAGGCCCGCCACCAGGGCCACGACGGTATCCAGCGCGCAGATGCTGGCGGCCTCCTTGGTCAGGGAATGCTGCCGCTTGATGTAACTGCCAAAAATCATCATGCTGCCGATGCCGATACTCAGGGTAAAGAAGGCATGGGCAAATGCGGCGAAGATGGCATCTCCCACGCCCTTGCCGGACTGGGTCAGTCGTTCCAGGGAAGGCAACAGGTAGAATTCCAGACCCTTGCCGGCCCCGGGGAGCGTCACCGCACGAATGGCAAGCAGGATCATGATGACAAACAGCGCAATCATCATCTTCTTAGTAATGCGTTCCACGCCCTTCTGGAGCCCGAGAGACACGATGCCGAGACCCATGACGATGGCGACGGTCATCCAGAAAATCAGGAGGGGCGGGTTCGAAAGCATCTCGCCGAAACCGCTTGCAATCTGGTCTGGCGTGCCCTTCAGGAATTCGCCGTCGGTGAGCATCTTGTAGAAGTAGAAGAACATCCAGCCCGTGACTACGGAGTAGAACGCCATCAAGATATAGTTGGAGGCGATCAGCGGGAACTTTGCCCAGTGCCACTTGGTGCCCTGCTTTTCGAGACGGTCGAAGGCCATGCCGACGCCGCTTTTTCCGCCACGGCCAATGGCCAGTTCTGCCATGAGCACCGGGAGCCCGAGAAACAGCAGGAACCCGAGATAGGGCAGCACAAAGGCCGCGCCGCCGTATTGCCCTGCGATGTAGGGGAAACGCCACACGTTGCCAAGGCCAATGGCACAGCCTGCGGCAATCAGCAAAAATCCAAGTCTTGTCTTAAAAGTCTCGCGTTCTCTTTTGTGTTCCATGAATCTAATGATAATAAAAAACGTGTACGAATTATATATTTATACCTATGCCCCACTTCGTTTACATGCTCCGCTGCGCCGGAAACCGAATTTATACGGGTTACGCCGTGGATGTGGCCACCCGTTTCGAGGAGCACCGCACAGGGCGTGGGGCCAAGTTCACCAAGGCTTTTCCGCCCGAAAAAATCCTCCGCCAGTTCGAGCTCCCGAACAAGGAATACGCCCTGCGCATGGAAGCCCGCATCAAGAAACTTACGGCGACCCAAAAAGAACGGCTGGCAAATGGCGACGAAGGGCTGATGCAATCCTTGCTGGATAGTCTTGCCGAGACGCTCCCGCCCAAAAAACGGAAACGACGCCCGCGTCGCAGAGTGTCCCTAATAAAGTGAAATTCGTATATAATACAAAGTGTATCATATAATTCACTTTGTTTAAAGTCATTTCTAAAAAAACAGCAAAAAGTCGTTCTTTTTGCATTATTAAGGATTTATTTTTAATGATGATGAAGTCTATCCTGCAATACAAGGATTACCGCAAGTATATCCGTGACTATTACACCTGGGAAAAGAAGCACTCCTCTTTTTCGTGGAGGGAATTTTCTAGGCGTGCAAAATTCACATCTCCGAACTTTTTAAAACTGGTTTCCGAGGGTAAATCTAAACTGAGCACCCCTTCTGCCGAGCGGGTGGCAGATGCTATGGACCTGGCGGGTTTTGAGAAGTCTTTTTTTCAAAATTTGGTAATCTACAACCAATCCAAGGACACTAAAAAAGGTAAAGTCGCCCATGAAAAATTACAGGTAATCGCCAAGGAAAACGCAGTCCGCAAAATGGGTGTCGGGTACCAGAATTTCTACTCAACCTGGCTCCATGCGGTGGTTCGCGAACTGGCCTGTGCTACAGAGAAACCTAGTGTCGAATCCATCGCAAAACGTTGTCGTCTTGTGGTATCCCCAGCAGAAGTAGCGGACTCCATCGGATACCTTTTAAGGTCAGGACTCTTGAAAAGTAATGGTCGTGGCGGCTACCGTCAGACAGAAAAAATAGTAGAAGGTGACGAACAGGGAATTCCCGCGGCCTTGCGAGCCATGAATAGCCAAATGGCAAGGTTTGCAGAACAGGCTTTAGATGACGTTCCCCCAGAGTGGCGCGAAATCACGGGTATCACTATGGGGCTTTCCCAACAGTCTTATACCAAGGTCCTAGGGGCATTGGACTCTTGCCGCAAAAAAATTCTGGATATCGTGGTCAAAGAAGAAAATGTGGATCGGGTTTACAGACTGAACCTGCAGATGTTTCCCATGACCACCATTGAATCGGACAAGGTGAATGATGATAATACCTAGCACAATTCTGATATTATTCGCATTTTCCCTTCTTGCTTGTTCTAGCGACAACGATAAACTCGGTGGTGGTGCGGTGGAAGGCAACACCGTTGAGGCCGAATACAAAGTCGAACCCGTACAGATAGATTCCGAAAAGGTTGTCGTGGGTGAATCTGCAATAGATTCTCATCCGAAAGAATTTGATAATTGCGAATGGTACAGCATACTCCTGAATTCTCCAAGGGAGACTTATTTTGAGTTTTTTGACGACATTGACGCATCGGAGTCGTGTCTGGTCAATCTTTACCCCGAACAGAACAGCGTTGATTATTGGGGACTTATGGATTCGGACGTATCTATTGATGGTGTGGAATGGAAAGACACCCACGAAGTTATCTACATCGTGCCTACCGACCGGGGTGTGGCCATCAATGAGAAGGTTGAAAACTCCTATGTGTTTTATCCTCCGTTTCTATGTGAAAAACTAATGGAGCCCTATAGGGAGTCGTGCCAGGAACGGGGAGGCGTATTCCAAACACCTCCAGGTGGATGTGAATGCGGAGTCAGGTTCACTTGTACTATCGAATTGCCTTTTTTGACCAAGCCTGTCCGTGAAACGCTAGAAGACGTAGCGGAGCAGCTAAAGAATTCCTGCATGGAAGAGGTGCAGGCCTACACAAGAAATTAACAACAAGGAGTAGTTATGAATATCAACAAAATCATCCTTTCTGCGGCTTCTGTCGCGGCTATGACACTTGTCGCTTGCGGTAGCGACAGTTCCAACTCGGCACCATCGGCAACCCTTCCCGAAAATGGCAGGGTCAAGACCGGCATAGAGGTCAACAACTATCTATGCTCGACTACGGAAAACCAGTGCGAGAAAATTTTCGTTGAAGATATAAATGTCACCATGCAGTGCGGGTCGATGGGTACATGGGCTGCTATGCTCTTGGACGAACCCGTCGAAGGTTGTAGCGGCAGTGGGTCCGGCAACTCACCGAGCGGTGCCTCTGGATCGCCCGGCAATGGGCTGAAGGTTGTTTCTTGCTTCTTCGTTCAAGATGGCGAATGCGAAGAAGTGCAAACCACGGATTTGGCAGTTATAGATTCTGTCAAGACTTTTTGCAACAATACTCCGGGCGCAACCTACAAGGAGGCTTCTTGTGACCCGAATGCCGTACTCAAGTGCGATTTTGAGCAATTCATGAAAAAGATGAGCCTGTATTTTTACACGCTGCCCTTTGAAGGCATGACCTGCGCAGATGTTGATTATGACACTGACTCGGGTGATAACTCCGGAATCAATGAGGCATGCGCAAGTATCGAAGAGGAAGTTATCAGCTCTGGATGCCTTGAAGAATTTTTGAACCCGTCTGCACGGTGTCAACCGGTAGTCGAAAGATTGGATGATTGCTACAGTGCAAACGAGGATTACTAACTAAGGCTACACTTCTATAGACATGCCCGTGAACATCTGGCAGGCCCGTTCGCCGAGAACCTCGTGTAAAATTTCGAAGGCGCGGTTGCCAGTGCAGTGGCCCGTGTAGATTTTTTGCACGTCCAGTTCCAGCAGGCGCTTTGCAAAGGCATAGACGGCCTCGTCCTTATAGCGGTAAAGGTGGAAGCCTCCGAGAATCCCGTATATCTTTTTGCCCGGAAAGGTCGCTTCCACTTCTTTCACGATGTTGTCTGCGCCGGCGTGACTGCAGCCGTTCATCACGAACAGTCCCTCGGGAGTGTCGAAGACCAGACTCTGCTCATGGTCGAAACTGTCATAGCGGTAACGGCCGTTTTCCTTGACAGAAAGACCTGCAGCGCTGGCGATACCGGCACGGGCCTCTGGACTCACGACGCTGTCTTTGTGGGGGAGCAGGTAAACATTGGGGGCGATCTGTGCATCGCCTTCGACAAAGCGGATACGATCGGCAAAACGCTTCAGGTAGCCCCTGCGGATGCCGATGTATTCGTGGTAGGCAAAAGGCCCGAAAAGTTTGTGGGTATGGTAGCAGTTTTCGGCGGCGCCTTGCCTCAAAAAGCAGGAGGCCTTTTCGTTTAGGCGGAAAAATTCCGCAAGGCCGTTGGCGTGGTCGTAGTGGGCGTGGCTAAGGATTGCGGTATCCACCTTCGAAAGGTCTATGCCCATGGCGTCGGCGTTTTGCGCGAACCTTCGAGACGCTCCGGTGTCCAACAAGTAACGGTTGCCTTCGAACTCGATATAGACGGATAGTCCCCACTCTCCGCAAAGGGGCGTGCAATTGTTGCCGGGTGCGCAGCCGTTGGTCGCGCTGTTGTTGGGCGCAAAATCCGTGCCACCGGCGATGTTGTCTATCAGAACTTTGACAAGCATCTTGCGCCTTACCGGTTCCAGCCGGAATGCCCTTCACCGTAATAGAGGGCGGCATCTTCGGGGCCAAAGTCGTCGGCGACGGAATCTCGCGGCGAAAGCCAGCCGCGCATCTTCTTGATGCGGGCGCGACGCTCCTCTGCAGCGTGGTTTGCTGCGGGGTCTGCTGCGTCTTGAGCGGCGGGTACTGCAGCAAGGTTCGTGCCAGTTTCATTGTGCTTTTCGTCAAGTGAGTTGACCATACGGTGAAAAAATAGATTATTTTAAAAACATGAACGCAAAAATTCAGTACATCATGGCTGCAGCAACATTCGTCGCCGCCCTCAGCAATTCCGCATTTGCACAGACGGTGTCCGACACGGTCTCGTTCGTGAACTTCGAGAACCGCGAAGTCGGCGTGTACGGCAACGCTGAGGCCAAAGAAGACTTCAAGCGCAACGACTACGACAAAAGCTGGTGGTACGCCATGGACAAGAACAATGGCGAAAACTCCAAGGTCGTTTACGACGGCGAGGAACACGGCAACGTACTGCAGCTCAAGTACCCCAAGGGCTGCGT
The sequence above is drawn from the Fibrobacter sp. genome and encodes:
- a CDS encoding GIY-YIG nuclease family protein, translated to MPHFVYMLRCAGNRIYTGYAVDVATRFEEHRTGRGAKFTKAFPPEKILRQFELPNKEYALRMEARIKKLTATQKERLANGDEGLMQSLLDSLAETLPPKKRKRRPRRRVSLIK
- a CDS encoding sodium-dependent transporter, producing MEHKRERETFKTRLGFLLIAAGCAIGLGNVWRFPYIAGQYGGAAFVLPYLGFLLFLGLPVLMAELAIGRGGKSGVGMAFDRLEKQGTKWHWAKFPLIASNYILMAFYSVVTGWMFFYFYKMLTDGEFLKGTPDQIASGFGEMLSNPPLLIFWMTVAIVMGLGIVSLGLQKGVERITKKMMIALFVIMILLAIRAVTLPGAGKGLEFYLLPSLERLTQSGKGVGDAIFAAFAHAFFTLSIGIGSMMIFGSYIKRQHSLTKEAASICALDTVVALVAGLIIIPSCFAFGQSPAQGPGLIFVTLSNVFAMMPAGRFCGAAFFLFMSFAALSTLIAVFENIVAFWMDLKGFKRRKVAYWNMVAVFLMSLPCALGFNVLSGFEPFGPGSCVLDLEDFIVSNTMLPAGAIFMVVFCSSRYGWGQEKFFDEMNAGEGLKLPRHTLIKIYFKWILPALITILLAQGYLSKFAPELAAKIF
- a CDS encoding MBL fold metallo-hydrolase, which produces MLVKVLIDNIAGGTDFAPNNSATNGCAPGNNCTPLCGEWGLSVYIEFEGNRYLLDTGASRRFAQNADAMGIDLSKVDTAILSHAHYDHANGLAEFFRLNEKASCFLRQGAAENCYHTHKLFGPFAYHEYIGIRRGYLKRFADRIRFVEGDAQIAPNVYLLPHKDSVVSPEARAGIASAAGLSVKENGRYRYDSFDHEQSLVFDTPEGLFVMNGCSHAGADNIVKEVEATFPGKKIYGILGGFHLYRYKDEAVYAFAKRLLELDVQKIYTGHCTGNRAFEILHEVLGERACQMFTGMSIEV
- a CDS encoding STAS domain-containing protein yields the protein MKIEQTRDNSTLTLALEGRLDTITAPELEQVVNANLEGLTALIFDFAKLEYVSSAGLRVLLSAQKKMNKQGKMEVKNVCAEIMEVLDITGFSDILTIV
- a CDS encoding ATP-binding protein, producing the protein MAAKEITVDAALEKGEELTAFVESMLEPYDPSPKATIQVDVAIDEVFSNIVMYSGAKTVTVVANLDEPTSVFSLTFIDKGNPYNPLEKEDPDVSLPVEEREIGGLGIFLVKKTMDDVHYERKADQNYFTIYKKIK
- a CDS encoding TIGR02147 family protein, whose amino-acid sequence is MMMKSILQYKDYRKYIRDYYTWEKKHSSFSWREFSRRAKFTSPNFLKLVSEGKSKLSTPSAERVADAMDLAGFEKSFFQNLVIYNQSKDTKKGKVAHEKLQVIAKENAVRKMGVGYQNFYSTWLHAVVRELACATEKPSVESIAKRCRLVVSPAEVADSIGYLLRSGLLKSNGRGGYRQTEKIVEGDEQGIPAALRAMNSQMARFAEQALDDVPPEWREITGITMGLSQQSYTKVLGALDSCRKKILDIVVKEENVDRVYRLNLQMFPMTTIESDKVNDDNT